From the Priestia aryabhattai genome, one window contains:
- a CDS encoding ABC transporter ATP-binding protein produces MSETLLEVNNLKKFYSSKSTLFTSANEQVKAVDGVTFSIKKGDIFGLVGESGSGKSTLGKTILRLHNKTSGDVFFKGKNVFKLSKKELIHYRLQSQLVFQDPFSSLNPRIRIGEAIGEAMIEHKLASRINVRDHVLSIMEKCGLSPHHIDRYPHEFSGGQRQRIVIARAMALNPEFIVTDEPVSALDVSIQAQIINLFSELQEKENLSYLFISHDLSVVEHLCNKVAIMYLGKIVEQASRDELFTNPLHPYTKALLSAIPIPDPTIKKEKIILKGEIPSPITPPSGCKFRTRCPIAQKKCADIPPDYKDVGSNHFVACHFV; encoded by the coding sequence ATGAGTGAAACGCTGTTAGAAGTAAACAACTTAAAAAAATTTTACTCCTCTAAATCTACACTATTTACATCAGCAAACGAACAGGTAAAAGCGGTAGATGGAGTAACATTTTCAATTAAAAAAGGTGACATTTTTGGATTAGTTGGTGAGTCCGGAAGCGGTAAATCTACTTTAGGAAAAACCATTTTAAGACTTCATAATAAAACAAGCGGAGACGTATTTTTTAAAGGAAAGAATGTTTTTAAGCTGTCTAAAAAAGAGCTGATTCATTACCGTTTGCAATCACAGCTCGTCTTTCAAGATCCCTTTAGTTCTTTAAATCCTCGAATTAGAATAGGCGAAGCGATTGGAGAAGCTATGATTGAACATAAGTTAGCTTCCCGAATTAACGTAAGAGATCACGTCTTGTCGATTATGGAAAAATGCGGTTTATCTCCTCACCATATAGACAGATACCCGCACGAATTTTCAGGCGGACAGCGTCAGCGAATTGTCATTGCCAGAGCCATGGCTTTAAACCCTGAGTTTATTGTAACGGATGAGCCAGTATCTGCACTGGACGTATCGATTCAAGCTCAAATTATTAATTTGTTCAGTGAACTTCAAGAAAAAGAAAATTTGTCTTATCTGTTTATTTCACATGATTTGAGCGTCGTCGAGCACCTGTGTAACAAGGTTGCTATTATGTATTTAGGAAAGATTGTGGAGCAAGCATCAAGAGATGAATTATTCACAAATCCACTGCATCCTTATACAAAAGCGCTGTTATCTGCCATACCGATACCTGACCCAACCATCAAAAAAGAAAAAATCATTTTGAAAGGTGAAATCCCAAGTCCTATTACCCCTCCCTCTGGGTGTAAATTTAGAACAAGATGCCCGATAGCTCAGAAGAAATGTGCAGACATTCCACCTGACTATAAAGATGTTGGTTCTAATCACTTTGTAGCCTGTCACTTTGTATAA
- a CDS encoding ABC transporter ATP-binding protein: MNTPLLELKDLHTSFHTEEGTVTAVNNVSFSINSGETVCIVGESGCGKSVMALSIMQLLSDSGEITDGKILFNGSNLLEKTKKEMRKIRGKDIGMIFQEPMTSLNPVFTIGDQITETLLEHLSISKTEAYDKAIELVTLLGIPNAKKIVKSYPHELSGGMLQRIMIAIALGCNPKLLIADEPTTALDVTIQAQILDLLQTIKQDLRTSILFITHDLGVVAEMADTVMVMYAGKIVEQAQVVELFKNPKHPYTKGLLRSKPVIGKRTQRLHSIPGQVPKLTDLTESCYFSERCEHCMDICKTQAPPFISENDHYTACWLYKEGTYQ, encoded by the coding sequence ATGAATACACCCTTACTAGAATTAAAAGATCTACACACCTCTTTTCATACGGAAGAAGGTACGGTTACAGCAGTAAACAACGTCAGCTTTTCCATTAATTCCGGTGAAACGGTATGTATCGTTGGCGAATCGGGATGCGGGAAAAGCGTAATGGCTCTATCCATTATGCAGCTGCTTTCTGATTCAGGGGAAATTACAGATGGTAAGATTTTATTTAATGGATCAAATCTATTAGAAAAAACAAAAAAAGAGATGAGAAAAATTAGAGGAAAAGACATTGGGATGATTTTTCAAGAGCCGATGACATCTCTAAATCCAGTATTCACTATTGGAGACCAAATTACCGAGACTCTATTAGAGCATCTATCTATCAGTAAAACTGAAGCCTATGATAAAGCCATTGAACTTGTTACACTTTTAGGTATACCTAATGCTAAAAAGATAGTAAAAAGTTATCCGCACGAGCTAAGCGGAGGTATGCTTCAGCGGATTATGATTGCTATTGCGCTCGGGTGTAACCCTAAGCTATTAATTGCCGATGAACCTACTACTGCTCTAGATGTAACGATTCAAGCTCAAATATTAGATCTATTACAAACTATAAAACAGGATCTTCGTACGTCTATCTTATTTATCACACACGATCTCGGCGTTGTAGCTGAAATGGCTGATACCGTAATGGTGATGTATGCAGGTAAAATCGTAGAGCAAGCACAGGTAGTTGAGCTATTTAAAAATCCAAAACACCCCTATACCAAGGGCCTGCTTCGCTCAAAACCAGTTATCGGCAAACGAACACAACGGCTTCATTCAATACCGGGGCAAGTACCAAAACTTACGGATCTTACAGAAAGTTGTTATTTCAGCGAGCGCTGTGAACACTGTATGGATATTTGCAAAACACAAGCTCCTCCCTTCATTTCAGAAAATGACCACTACACAGCCTGCTGGCTTTATAAGGAAGGTACATATCAATGA
- the opp4C gene encoding oligopeptide ABC transporter permease codes for METSLVTDQPQKDAVSKPISLWKQTYKRLRKNKLAISGLFFLLAMVAFSFIGPLFSPYVNSTVNVNLMNHPPSAEHWLGTDKYGRDVLTRLMLAGQISLTVGIASMVLSVLIGSVLGAVAGFYRGITDQVLMRLADILMSIPGLPLLLIMGAILSEWKTPSEYRIYIIMLMLSLIGWPGLARLVRGQVLSLREQPFIQATQILGLSDKRKIFYHLIPNIFPLLLVVSTLNVAGAILSESALSYLGLGVTPPTPSWGNMIDAANNLVDFKKRPWLWIPPGAAIFLTVISINLLGDGLRDALDPKMKR; via the coding sequence ATGGAAACTTCATTAGTAACAGATCAGCCGCAAAAAGACGCAGTTTCAAAACCAATATCACTATGGAAACAAACGTATAAGCGGCTGCGAAAAAATAAATTAGCAATCAGTGGATTATTCTTTTTGCTTGCCATGGTTGCTTTTAGTTTTATTGGTCCTTTGTTTTCTCCTTATGTTAACAGTACTGTAAACGTTAATTTAATGAACCATCCCCCAAGCGCCGAGCATTGGTTAGGTACAGATAAGTATGGAAGAGATGTACTCACCCGTTTGATGCTTGCTGGTCAAATTTCTCTCACTGTAGGAATTGCGTCGATGGTTCTATCCGTTTTAATCGGCTCTGTTTTAGGAGCCGTTGCCGGTTTTTATCGAGGCATCACTGATCAAGTGCTGATGCGACTTGCTGACATATTGATGTCTATACCTGGCCTCCCTCTTTTATTGATCATGGGAGCTATTTTATCAGAATGGAAAACTCCTTCTGAATACCGTATTTATATTATTATGCTAATGCTCAGTTTAATTGGCTGGCCTGGACTTGCAAGACTTGTTCGCGGCCAAGTTCTCTCATTGCGTGAACAGCCTTTTATTCAAGCAACACAAATATTAGGTTTAAGCGATAAAAGAAAGATTTTTTATCATTTAATCCCTAATATTTTCCCTTTATTATTGGTTGTTTCTACTTTGAACGTAGCAGGAGCTATTTTAAGCGAGTCTGCTTTAAGCTACTTGGGACTAGGTGTGACTCCACCTACACCTTCTTGGGGAAATATGATTGATGCAGCTAATAATTTAGTTGATTTTAAAAAGCGACCTTGGCTGTGGATTCCACCAGGCGCTGCCATTTTTTTAACGGTCATTTCGATTAACCTTCTTGGAGACGGTTTAAGAGATGCGCTTGATCCTAAAATGAAAAGGTAG
- a CDS encoding ABC transporter permease — protein MKQYIFYRFLQMIPILIGTSFLIFVLFALLPGDYIDSNPKLTPERAQELRELYGLNKPVLERYVNWFIDLVKGDFGFSLKYQEPVTSLLNKFIWNSFLIAAVSLFFTWTIALFTGVISAVKQYSWFDGFVTLGVFAAMSFPSFFIGLLLIKFFAVDLGILPIGGMIDTGSNTTKLAYLLEVSKHMVLPVTILTLLSVGSLTRYFRTGMLEVIRQDYIRTARAKGLKERSIIFKHALKNALLPAITLLAFELPGLFSGAIITEQIFNWPGVGRIQLEALSFRDYPVLMSFTMLLSFLTIIGNFLADITYAAVDPRIRLK, from the coding sequence ATGAAACAATATATTTTTTATCGGTTTTTACAAATGATTCCTATTTTAATTGGCACATCTTTTCTTATTTTTGTTCTTTTTGCTTTATTGCCGGGGGATTATATTGACTCAAACCCTAAACTGACTCCGGAAAGAGCCCAGGAATTACGAGAATTATATGGACTTAATAAGCCGGTTTTAGAACGTTACGTAAATTGGTTTATAGATTTAGTAAAAGGAGACTTTGGTTTTTCATTGAAGTACCAAGAACCTGTGACATCGTTATTAAATAAATTTATTTGGAACTCATTTCTTATAGCTGCCGTTTCTCTATTTTTCACGTGGACTATTGCTCTATTTACAGGGGTTATTTCAGCTGTAAAACAGTACTCTTGGTTCGATGGTTTTGTTACACTTGGCGTTTTTGCCGCTATGTCCTTCCCTTCTTTCTTTATTGGTTTATTGCTTATTAAATTTTTTGCTGTTGATTTAGGAATTTTGCCAATTGGAGGAATGATTGATACAGGCAGTAATACAACAAAGCTAGCTTACCTGCTAGAAGTAAGTAAACATATGGTGCTACCGGTGACGATTTTGACACTTCTAAGCGTAGGTTCATTAACCAGATATTTTCGTACGGGAATGCTTGAAGTCATTCGGCAAGATTATATACGAACAGCGCGTGCAAAAGGATTAAAAGAACGTTCTATTATTTTTAAGCACGCGTTAAAAAATGCGTTGCTTCCTGCTATTACACTGTTAGCTTTTGAACTGCCCGGGCTATTTTCCGGTGCGATTATAACTGAACAAATTTTCAACTGGCCCGGAGTGGGAAGAATTCAGCTCGAAGCATTAAGCTTTAGGGATTATCCAGTCTTAATGTCTTTTACGATGTTACTTTCTTTCTTAACGATTATAGGTAACTTTTTAGCAGACATTACATATGCAGCGGTCGATCCGCGAATCCGGTTAAAGTAG
- a CDS encoding ABC transporter substrate-binding protein, producing MMKKMTGLVLTMTFASFLSACALNSSTEEKANKETTSAVQTADIKQIKDQVIKASNTGNIPAKALERKDMFIAGMSAPGGVFLPYFYDNGWDGNATSPIFSPLVDLDKNGKPVPILAKSWEISDDQLVYTFHLKDDLKFSNGSPLTADDVAFTLTLLHDPAYDGWGDLATATIKGGKDYKDGKAKTIEGIKVVDPLTIKITTEKVNAKALLLLGGIVLSKDYYGKDYTYGHLDYLKNLYSKPVGSGPYKLEKYIPGQEIRYVANENYYGGTPKVKNFIYKVTTPETTSQLFEAGETDYDRFPAEPESVEQLKELGFANIKVTTANSYSYAYINNTKPYLKDKAVRQALIYGLDRQKITDVTYKGYGTVANVPVSPVSWAYTEDGINKYKYDVKKAKQLLDDAGWKVGKDGIRVKGGTKLKISYLTSRNDDDFIPIAKENYKALGIQFNPEVLDFNTLLTKLNKKDYDLAAVSTPMLSDPDDAVADLASTHPDNSAGYSNPKVDKLLEESVSTTDINEREKIYHELYKELSDDPPVILLNYRKVIHANNARIGGLNPDNFTGISSSLPNLSIKE from the coding sequence ATGATGAAAAAAATGACTGGTTTAGTGTTAACAATGACTTTCGCTAGCTTTTTATCGGCATGTGCACTAAATAGTAGCACAGAAGAAAAAGCTAATAAGGAAACGACTTCTGCTGTACAGACGGCAGACATTAAACAAATAAAAGATCAGGTAATAAAAGCTTCTAACACAGGAAATATTCCAGCTAAAGCGCTAGAAAGAAAAGATATGTTTATTGCTGGAATGTCAGCTCCCGGAGGCGTCTTTTTGCCTTATTTCTACGACAACGGCTGGGATGGAAACGCAACAAGTCCTATCTTTAGTCCTTTAGTAGATTTAGATAAAAACGGAAAGCCCGTTCCGATTTTAGCAAAAAGCTGGGAAATCTCAGATGATCAGCTTGTTTATACGTTTCACTTAAAAGATGATTTAAAATTCAGCAACGGCTCCCCTCTCACTGCCGATGACGTAGCTTTTACATTAACGCTTCTTCACGACCCAGCTTATGACGGATGGGGTGACTTAGCAACCGCTACGATCAAAGGTGGAAAAGACTATAAAGATGGAAAAGCAAAAACAATAGAAGGAATTAAAGTGGTTGATCCTTTAACAATTAAAATCACAACGGAAAAAGTAAACGCAAAAGCCCTCTTACTACTAGGCGGTATCGTGTTATCAAAAGATTATTATGGAAAAGACTATACGTACGGACATTTGGATTATTTAAAGAACCTTTACTCTAAGCCCGTAGGATCCGGGCCTTACAAACTGGAAAAATATATTCCCGGTCAAGAAATACGCTATGTTGCAAACGAAAACTATTATGGCGGCACGCCTAAAGTGAAAAATTTCATTTATAAAGTAACCACGCCAGAAACAACTTCTCAATTATTCGAAGCAGGCGAAACGGACTATGACCGTTTTCCAGCAGAACCGGAAAGCGTAGAGCAGCTTAAAGAGCTAGGTTTTGCAAATATCAAAGTGACAACCGCTAACTCTTATAGCTACGCGTATATTAACAATACTAAGCCGTATCTAAAAGATAAAGCCGTCAGACAAGCATTGATATACGGACTTGATCGTCAAAAGATTACGGATGTTACGTATAAAGGATACGGCACTGTTGCTAATGTACCTGTTTCTCCTGTTTCATGGGCATACACAGAGGATGGCATTAACAAGTATAAATACGATGTCAAAAAAGCTAAACAGCTATTAGATGATGCGGGATGGAAAGTTGGAAAAGACGGGATACGAGTTAAAGGTGGAACGAAGCTGAAAATTAGTTATTTAACAAGTAGAAATGATGATGACTTTATTCCAATTGCAAAAGAAAATTACAAGGCGCTCGGCATTCAATTTAACCCAGAAGTATTAGACTTTAATACGCTTTTGACTAAACTCAATAAAAAAGATTACGACTTAGCCGCCGTTTCTACCCCTATGCTTTCTGACCCTGACGATGCAGTCGCTGATTTAGCTTCGACTCATCCTGATAATTCGGCAGGCTATTCAAATCCTAAGGTAGATAAATTGTTAGAAGAAAGCGTTAGCACTACGGATATTAACGAGCGCGAAAAGATTTACCATGAATTGTATAAAGAATTATCTGATGATCCACCGGTCATATTGCTGAATTACCGCAAAGTTATTCACGCTAATAATGCACGCATTGGTGGACTTAATCCAGATAATTTCACTGGAATTTCTTCGAGCCTTCCAAACCTTTCAATTAAAGAGTGA
- a CDS encoding MFS transporter, translating to MKFNKKKINVVDIDKAKKSVFATGVGNAMEWFDFGLYSYLAVIISQNFFSAVQNDQLKLVFTFATFAIAFLMRPLGGIVFGKIGDKLGRKVVLTTTIILMAFSTLLIGLLPTYDQIGIWAPILLLIARIIQGFSTGGEYAGAMVYIAESSPDNKRNVLGSGLEIGTLVGYILASLLASLLFLLLSDKQMASWGWRIPFLLGLPLGLIGFYLRRSLGETPIFENELSNEDEVEEESFLSILKNHKKDVFVCFVAVAFFNITNYMLLSYMPSYLNEIIGLSNTVGTVLITAVMILMVPLALMFGKLSDKIGNKKVFLIGLGGLSLLSAFSFYLINLNGLVFVSIGILILGIFLATYEGTMPGTLPTMFYTDIRYRTLAITFNVSVSIFGGTTPLVATWLVHATGNHLAPAFYLTIVSIIGFFVILFLFANTAGKSLKGSYPTVSSKSEYNEAVENPKDSLWWHTEQTEK from the coding sequence ATGAAGTTTAACAAGAAAAAAATTAACGTCGTAGATATTGACAAAGCTAAAAAAAGCGTCTTTGCTACAGGGGTAGGAAACGCGATGGAATGGTTTGACTTTGGCTTGTATTCATATTTAGCCGTTATTATTAGTCAAAACTTTTTTAGCGCAGTTCAAAATGATCAACTCAAATTAGTGTTCACATTTGCCACATTTGCGATTGCCTTTTTAATGCGTCCATTAGGCGGTATTGTATTCGGTAAAATTGGAGACAAGTTAGGAAGGAAAGTCGTTTTAACCACCACTATTATTTTAATGGCCTTTTCCACATTACTCATTGGGTTATTACCTACATATGATCAAATCGGTATATGGGCACCCATCCTTTTATTAATTGCACGAATCATTCAAGGTTTTTCAACTGGTGGTGAATATGCTGGTGCGATGGTGTATATTGCAGAATCGTCTCCAGACAATAAGCGTAATGTGCTTGGAAGTGGACTAGAAATCGGTACACTTGTTGGTTATATTCTTGCTTCACTGCTAGCTAGCTTGCTGTTTCTTCTTCTATCGGATAAACAGATGGCCTCATGGGGCTGGAGAATTCCCTTCTTATTAGGATTGCCTTTAGGACTTATTGGTTTTTATTTACGAAGAAGTTTAGGGGAAACACCTATTTTTGAAAATGAACTTTCCAATGAAGATGAAGTTGAAGAAGAAAGCTTCCTCTCTATTTTAAAAAACCACAAAAAAGACGTGTTTGTTTGTTTCGTAGCCGTGGCTTTCTTTAACATTACAAACTACATGCTATTATCGTACATGCCTTCTTATTTAAATGAAATTATTGGTTTATCGAACACAGTTGGTACAGTATTAATTACAGCAGTTATGATTTTAATGGTGCCGCTTGCTCTTATGTTTGGAAAACTGAGTGACAAAATCGGAAACAAGAAAGTTTTCTTAATCGGTTTAGGCGGATTGAGCTTACTGTCAGCCTTTTCGTTCTATTTAATCAACTTAAATGGTTTAGTCTTTGTTTCAATCGGTATTCTTATTCTAGGTATCTTCCTTGCTACGTATGAAGGAACAATGCCAGGAACGTTACCAACAATGTTCTACACAGATATTCGCTATCGAACATTAGCGATCACGTTTAATGTTTCAGTTTCTATATTTGGAGGAACGACGCCATTAGTTGCGACATGGTTAGTTCACGCAACAGGCAATCACTTAGCTCCAGCGTTCTATCTAACCATCGTGAGCATCATCGGATTTTTCGTGATTTTATTCTTGTTTGCGAATACGGCAGGAAAATCACTTAAAGGTTCATACCCAACCGTTTCTTCTAAATCCGAATACAATGAAGCGGTTGAAAATCCAAAAGATTCATTATGGTGGCACACGGAGCAAACAGAAAAATAA
- a CDS encoding cold-shock protein, protein MEQGTVKWFNADKGFGFIEIEGGDDVFVHFSSIQGEGFKSLEEGQKVTFDIEQGQRGAQAANVHKVA, encoded by the coding sequence ATGGAACAAGGTACAGTGAAATGGTTTAATGCAGACAAAGGCTTCGGCTTTATCGAAATTGAAGGCGGAGACGATGTATTCGTACATTTCAGCTCTATTCAAGGAGAAGGCTTTAAATCGCTAGAAGAAGGTCAAAAAGTAACGTTTGATATTGAACAAGGTCAACGTGGAGCACAAGCTGCTAACGTCCATAAAGTAGCATAA
- a CDS encoding cold-shock protein, translated as MEQGKVKWFNAEKGFGFIERENGDDVFVHFSAIQSEGFKSLDEGQAVTFDVEQGQRGPQATNVQKA; from the coding sequence ATGGAACAAGGTAAAGTAAAATGGTTTAACGCAGAAAAAGGTTTTGGATTCATCGAACGCGAAAATGGAGACGATGTATTCGTACATTTCTCAGCAATCCAAAGCGAAGGCTTCAAATCTTTAGACGAAGGTCAAGCAGTTACTTTTGACGTAGAACAAGGTCAACGTGGCCCTCAAGCTACTAACGTTCAAAAAGCGTAA
- a CDS encoding YitT family protein, translated as MNTTKKHHRPKRLKIAFRALMVIIGGIIAAYGLETVLIPNHVSDGGVTGISIVASNLFGLPLGVLIAVINIPFVWLGYQQIGKSFAIFSILGIVSLAVGTSLMHHTPAIIEGDTLLVTVVGGIILGFGMGIALRNGGALDGIDMLAVLLSRKLPFGTSDLILFLNAFVFIFVSLVFGLQGAILSAIAYFIASKVIHIVEVGLSGSKTFQIITSQPALMVETIRDRLGRSATYKEAYGGYSHEKFKEITCVINRLEESKMKEIINEIDPTAFVTVYDVAEVKGGNFRKNNIH; from the coding sequence ATGAACACAACTAAAAAACATCACAGGCCTAAGCGGCTAAAAATTGCTTTCCGAGCATTAATGGTCATTATCGGAGGGATTATTGCAGCTTACGGCTTAGAAACCGTCTTAATTCCAAACCATGTTTCAGATGGAGGGGTAACAGGCATTAGCATCGTTGCTTCAAACCTATTTGGCTTACCACTAGGGGTTCTAATTGCTGTTATCAACATTCCTTTTGTATGGTTAGGGTATCAACAAATTGGAAAAAGTTTTGCCATATTTTCAATCCTCGGAATCGTCTCATTAGCTGTCGGTACAAGCCTCATGCATCACACTCCAGCGATTATTGAAGGAGATACACTACTCGTAACCGTTGTCGGCGGTATTATCCTTGGTTTTGGAATGGGAATCGCGCTGCGTAATGGCGGCGCCTTAGATGGAATCGATATGCTGGCCGTACTGCTTTCTCGAAAATTGCCGTTTGGAACAAGTGATCTTATTTTGTTCTTAAATGCATTTGTATTTATTTTCGTTTCATTAGTATTTGGTCTGCAAGGCGCCATTCTTTCTGCGATTGCATATTTTATTGCATCCAAAGTTATTCACATCGTGGAAGTAGGGTTAAGCGGATCGAAAACCTTCCAGATTATCACTTCTCAGCCTGCATTAATGGTAGAGACAATACGTGATCGTTTAGGTCGAAGCGCTACATACAAAGAAGCTTACGGCGGTTATTCTCATGAAAAATTTAAGGAAATCACATGCGTAATCAACCGTTTAGAAGAAAGCAAAATGAAAGAAATTATCAATGAAATTGACCCGACGGCTTTTGTTACGGTATATGACGTTGCAGAAGTTAAAGGCGGTAATTTCAGAAAGAATAATATTCACTAA
- the fbp gene encoding fructose-1,6-bisphosphatase: protein MNTKYLDLLAQKYDTEEKVVTEIINLEAILHLPKGTEHFVSDLHGEYQAFQHVLRNGSGNVKEKIKDLFKNVLSDQEINEFATLVYYPEEKLPLIKAQFRNKRELYEWYTEIIDRMLNLISYASSKYTRSKLRKALPNQFVYIIEELLYKTDEFTNKEQYYTKIVQQIISLGQADKLIVGLAYTTQRLVVDHLHVVGDIYDRGPEPDKIMDTLINYHSVDIQWGNHDVLWLGAFAGSKVCLANIIRICARYDNLDIIEDVYGINLRPLLNLAEKYYDDNPAFRPKVSSSDKLSDHERLQITKIHQAIAMIQFKLESPIIKRRPFFNMSERLLLEKIDYDKNEITIYGNTYQLENSCFATVNPAQPDQLLEEEEHVMERLLLSVQHSEKLARHMKFLMKKGSLYLKYNGNLLIHGCIPLDEEGNMEKMTIEDKAYAGRNLLDVFEHYLQEAFAHPEETDDLATDMVWYLWTGEYSSLFGKRAMTTFERYFISDKTTHKEKKNPYYYLRENEEVCRNILEEFKLNPDHGHIINGHTPVKEIEGENPVKANGKMIVIDGGFSKAYQSTTGIAGYTLLYNSYGMQLVAHKHFNSKEEILLEGTDVLSVKRLVDKELERKMVLETNVGEELLKEISILKDLRKYRYS, encoded by the coding sequence TTGAACACAAAATATCTAGATTTACTTGCACAAAAGTATGATACTGAAGAAAAAGTGGTAACCGAAATTATTAACCTTGAAGCTATTCTTCATCTTCCAAAGGGGACTGAACATTTTGTCAGTGATTTACACGGCGAGTATCAAGCTTTTCAGCACGTGCTGCGAAATGGTTCAGGGAATGTAAAAGAGAAAATCAAAGACCTTTTTAAAAATGTATTATCTGACCAAGAAATAAATGAATTTGCTACATTAGTGTATTATCCTGAGGAAAAATTACCGTTGATTAAAGCGCAGTTTCGAAACAAACGAGAACTATATGAATGGTATACAGAAATCATCGATCGTATGCTTAATCTCATTTCGTACGCTTCTTCTAAGTACACGCGCTCTAAACTGCGTAAAGCATTGCCAAATCAATTTGTGTACATTATTGAAGAGCTGCTATACAAAACGGATGAATTTACAAATAAAGAACAGTACTATACAAAGATTGTTCAGCAGATTATTTCTCTAGGACAGGCCGATAAGCTTATTGTAGGGCTTGCATATACGACGCAAAGGTTGGTTGTGGACCACCTGCACGTAGTAGGGGATATTTATGACCGTGGACCTGAACCGGATAAAATTATGGATACGCTGATTAACTATCACTCCGTTGATATTCAGTGGGGAAATCACGATGTACTATGGCTCGGCGCTTTTGCGGGTTCGAAAGTGTGTCTCGCCAATATTATTCGTATCTGCGCGAGATACGACAATCTAGATATTATTGAAGACGTATATGGAATTAACCTGAGACCTCTACTTAACTTGGCAGAGAAATACTATGATGATAATCCTGCTTTTAGACCAAAAGTAAGCTCGAGTGACAAACTATCCGATCATGAACGATTACAAATTACTAAAATTCATCAGGCCATTGCGATGATTCAGTTCAAGCTTGAAAGTCCGATTATAAAAAGACGTCCTTTCTTTAATATGTCAGAAAGGCTGTTACTTGAAAAAATTGATTATGATAAAAATGAAATTACGATATACGGAAACACGTATCAGCTAGAAAACAGCTGCTTTGCAACGGTTAATCCGGCGCAGCCTGATCAGTTATTAGAAGAAGAAGAGCATGTAATGGAAAGATTGCTACTTTCTGTACAGCATTCGGAAAAGCTGGCGAGACATATGAAGTTTCTTATGAAAAAAGGCAGCCTTTATTTGAAATACAACGGAAACTTATTAATACACGGCTGCATTCCTTTAGATGAAGAAGGAAACATGGAAAAAATGACGATTGAAGATAAAGCATATGCAGGACGTAACTTGCTTGATGTGTTTGAACATTATTTGCAAGAGGCTTTTGCACATCCTGAAGAAACGGATGATTTGGCAACAGATATGGTCTGGTACTTATGGACAGGAGAATATTCATCACTCTTTGGAAAACGCGCAATGACGACGTTTGAAAGATATTTTATCAGTGATAAAACAACGCATAAAGAGAAAAAGAATCCGTATTACTACTTACGGGAAAATGAGGAAGTCTGCCGAAACATTCTAGAAGAATTTAAGCTGAATCCTGATCATGGTCATATTATTAATGGTCATACACCAGTTAAAGAAATTGAAGGAGAAAACCCAGTCAAAGCAAATGGAAAGATGATTGTTATTGACGGCGGTTTTTCAAAAGCGTATCAATCCACAACAGGTATTGCTGGATACACATTATTATATAATTCTTACGGTATGCAGTTAGTCGCTCACAAACACTTTAATTCAAAAGAAGAGATTTTATTAGAAGGAACAGACGTCTTATCCGTAAAGCGATTAGTTGATAAAGAACTAGAAAGAAAAATGGTTCTAGAAACAAACGTCGGAGAAGAATTATTAAAAGAAATTTCTATTTTGAAAGATTTGAGAAAATATCGCTATAGTTAA